A single bacterium DNA region contains:
- a CDS encoding coproporphyrinogen-III oxidase family protein, producing the protein MSLSIYLHIPFCKRLCPYCHFYRVPEIPGWKAYLDAVTRELYALEKEPAREAIHTLYVGGGTPTLLPPEFYRSLFESIGDRFDLTTLAEATMETDGVVSFEELAQYAQAGFDRVSVGVKSFDPRIRKILGVGGLLEPDPVASARSAGFSSVGLDLIYGIEDQTLEDLVGDLERTVNLDPDHISLYMLEGPETGGPEEGDPDLAAAMFRESARVLGAAGYRQYEITNFARPGHDSLHNTVYWEDRNFIGLGPSAHSAVTVGGTVDGTRIRWRNRPDIEAYLKDPLSCREELSREGGTDRAREALILGLRMTKGVNRLTFAHRYGSDSMEFLKPHLSELTELGLIRFSAGRVRLTTRGMLLSNEVFVRILGDG; encoded by the coding sequence ATGTCCCTATCTATATATTTACATATTCCATTTTGTAAGAGGCTCTGCCCCTACTGCCACTTCTACCGGGTTCCTGAGATACCAGGCTGGAAGGCGTATCTCGATGCCGTGACCAGGGAGCTTTACGCCCTGGAAAAAGAACCTGCCAGGGAAGCTATTCACACACTCTATGTCGGCGGGGGGACACCCACCTTGCTGCCGCCTGAGTTCTATCGTTCCCTTTTTGAATCCATCGGGGACCGTTTCGACCTGACCACGTTGGCAGAGGCGACGATGGAAACGGACGGGGTGGTCAGTTTTGAGGAGCTTGCCCAATACGCCCAGGCTGGTTTTGACCGCGTGAGCGTTGGAGTGAAATCCTTCGATCCCCGGATAAGGAAGATCCTGGGTGTGGGGGGACTGCTGGAACCCGATCCCGTGGCAAGCGCACGTTCGGCCGGATTCTCTTCCGTGGGTTTGGACCTTATATACGGTATTGAAGACCAGACTCTGGAGGACCTCGTGGGGGATCTGGAGCGAACAGTCAACCTGGATCCGGACCATATCAGCCTGTATATGCTGGAAGGGCCGGAGACCGGGGGGCCGGAAGAAGGTGACCCTGACCTGGCGGCTGCCATGTTCAGAGAGTCGGCCCGTGTCCTGGGCGCCGCCGGCTACAGGCAGTATGAAATCACCAACTTTGCCCGGCCCGGGCACGACAGTCTGCACAACACGGTGTACTGGGAGGACAGGAATTTTATCGGCCTCGGGCCTTCGGCCCACAGTGCGGTTACAGTTGGTGGGACTGTGGATGGCACGAGGATCCGTTGGCGAAACCGCCCCGACATAGAGGCCTATTTGAAAGATCCCCTATCTTGCCGGGAAGAGCTTTCCCGGGAGGGGGGGACGGACCGGGCCAGGGAGGCCCTCATCCTGGGCCTGCGCATGACAAAGGGGGTGAACAGGCTCACCTTTGCCCACAGGTACGGTTCGGACTCCATGGAATTTTTGAAACCGCACCTTTCCGAACTGACGGAACTGGGGCTGATACGGTTCAGCGCGGGTCGGGTGAGATTAACAACGAGAGGAATGTTGTTATCTAATGAAGTTTTTGTTCGGATACTGGGGGATGGGTAG
- a CDS encoding ATP-binding cassette domain-containing protein, whose amino-acid sequence MTDTSTPTPTSTAASSVDLILQVRDLSKTFPVKGGVLSRIIGGVKAVDGVSLDIHRDEVFGLVGESGCGKTTLGRMILRLIEPSGGRIFFDGIDITDLDRHRMRVFRKRMQIIFQDPFGSLNPRKTIDSIVGEPLRIAGLTGTEVREKVQEMIELVGLAPDSVGRYPHEFSGGQRQRIGIARAIILHPEFLVADEPVSALDVSIQAQILNLLMALKGHLSFTMFFISHDLRVVRSICDRVAVMYLGRVVEEGKVEELYQRPVHPYTEELIRAIPEPDPELSIRGDGLPGEVPSPMNPPPGCAFHPRCPLAKDICRQHTPELTERAGEGHRAACHLR is encoded by the coding sequence ATGACTGATACTTCTACTCCTACTCCTACTTCTACTGCTGCTTCTTCCGTCGATCTGATTCTACAAGTCCGTGATCTCTCCAAGACCTTCCCGGTCAAGGGGGGTGTCCTGAGCAGGATCATCGGTGGCGTCAAGGCGGTGGATGGGGTTTCCCTGGACATCCACCGGGACGAGGTCTTCGGTCTCGTGGGGGAATCGGGGTGCGGAAAGACGACCCTGGGGCGTATGATCCTCAGGCTCATCGAACCGAGCGGCGGCCGGATCTTTTTCGATGGTATCGACATCACCGATCTGGACAGGCACCGGATGCGGGTGTTCAGAAAACGTATGCAGATCATCTTTCAGGATCCCTTCGGTTCCCTGAATCCCAGAAAAACTATCGATTCCATTGTTGGGGAGCCCCTCCGCATCGCCGGCCTGACAGGAACCGAGGTCCGGGAAAAAGTGCAGGAGATGATCGAACTTGTGGGGTTGGCCCCGGACAGCGTGGGCCGTTACCCTCACGAATTTTCCGGCGGGCAGCGGCAGAGGATCGGGATCGCCAGGGCGATCATTCTGCACCCCGAGTTCCTTGTGGCAGATGAACCTGTTTCAGCCCTCGACGTTTCCATCCAGGCCCAGATTCTGAACCTTCTTATGGCTCTCAAGGGTCACCTGTCCTTTACGATGTTTTTCATTTCCCACGACCTGAGGGTTGTGCGCAGTATCTGCGACCGGGTGGCTGTCATGTACCTGGGGCGTGTAGTGGAAGAGGGAAAGGTCGAAGAACTCTATCAGCGTCCGGTCCATCCCTACACGGAGGAACTGATCCGGGCCATCCCCGAACCGGATCCCGAGCTGTCCATCCGCGGTGACGGGCTTCCCGGAGAGGTTCCCAGCCCTATGAACCCTCCTCCAGGGTGTGCGTTTCACCCGCGCTGTCCTCTGGCAAAGGACATCTGCCGACAGCATACGCCGGAGCTCACCGAACGTGCAGGAGAAGGGCATAGAGCGGCGTGCCATTTGAGATAA
- a CDS encoding ABC transporter ATP-binding protein, whose protein sequence is MTALLELKNLTTSFPGEGGLLKAVDGVSFSLEKGEVLCLVGESGCGKSMTALSILQLVPPPGSITGGEVLFDGRDLLKMEAEEIRLIRGDRISMVFQEPMSALNPVFSLGDQVSEVLRVHRGMNREDAGQKAVELLGQVGIPDPQRRAGEYPHQMSGGMQQRALIAMAMACEPDLLIADEPTTALDVTVQAQILRLMERLIRGHDRSLLLITHDLGVVAEVADRVCVMYAGVIVEISSVKPLFKDPWHPYTIGLMASLPSPGQRSFNPIPGSVPDLVDMPSGCRFHPRCPRAREVCSKEEPELVEKEGRAVRCFFPGREGADTATR, encoded by the coding sequence ATGACCGCTCTTCTCGAACTAAAAAACCTCACTACCTCCTTCCCCGGCGAGGGCGGTCTCCTCAAGGCTGTGGATGGTGTCTCCTTCAGCCTTGAGAAGGGAGAGGTACTTTGCCTCGTGGGGGAGTCGGGCTGCGGAAAGAGCATGACCGCCCTGAGCATCCTCCAGTTGGTCCCTCCTCCGGGGAGCATCACCGGGGGTGAAGTACTCTTCGATGGCCGGGACCTCCTGAAAATGGAAGCAGAAGAAATAAGGCTCATCAGGGGGGATCGCATCTCCATGGTCTTTCAGGAACCCATGTCAGCCCTAAACCCCGTCTTCTCTCTGGGCGATCAGGTGTCGGAGGTTCTCAGGGTTCACAGGGGGATGAATCGTGAGGATGCTGGCCAGAAAGCGGTGGAGCTTCTGGGACAGGTGGGGATCCCCGACCCCCAACGGCGTGCGGGTGAATACCCGCACCAGATGTCAGGAGGAATGCAGCAAAGGGCTCTCATCGCCATGGCCATGGCCTGTGAACCGGACCTCCTCATTGCCGACGAGCCTACAACTGCCCTGGATGTGACTGTGCAGGCCCAGATCCTCAGGCTCATGGAGCGCCTCATCCGGGGGCATGACCGTTCTCTCCTTCTCATCACTCACGATCTGGGAGTGGTCGCCGAGGTGGCAGACCGTGTCTGTGTCATGTACGCAGGGGTTATCGTGGAGATAAGCTCGGTGAAGCCCCTGTTCAAGGATCCCTGGCACCCCTACACCATTGGGCTCATGGCCTCCCTTCCGTCCCCAGGCCAAAGGAGTTTCAACCCCATCCCCGGATCGGTGCCCGACCTGGTTGACATGCCATCCGGCTGCCGGTTCCATCCTCGATGCCCCCGGGCCCGGGAGGTGTGCAGTAAAGAGGAACCGGAGTTGGTGGAGAAGGAGGGAAGGGCGGTGAGATGTTTTTTCCCGGGAAGGGAAGGAGCCGACACGGCGACGCGGTGA
- the uvrA gene encoding excinuclease ABC subunit UvrA, with translation MATDTIIIKGAREHNLKNVNVSIPRDSLTVITGVSGSGKSSLAFDTLYAEGQRRYVESLSAYARQFLEQMDKPDVDSIEGLSPAISIEQKTVSRNPRSTVGTVTEIYDYLRLLFARIGIPFCYNCGRLIDARSSQQVIDALMELNSGSRLTLLAPVVRGRKGEYRKELEKFARQGFLRARIDGNIVGLDEEINLDRNKKHDIEIVVDRIVIKPEVRNRLADSVELALKVGDGLLISLTGEGQENIFSEKLACATCQISYPEISPRFFSFNNPTGACSACGGLGFTTEIDPELVIPDPGVSIREGALAPWRKRSSMFYHQLLQSLAGHYKFDLNTPFKDLPEIAKRVILYGSGSQAVNIQYEDASQQWKTRNPFEGVIPNLKRRYFETSSEHSREEIEAFMSNRTCESCKGARLRQESLHVKVGERNIHEVTTLSIGEALNFFRELSLTEKEQEIGSRILKEIQERLGFLRDVGLDYLALNRTSGTLSGGEGQRIRLATQIGSSLMGVLYILDEPSIGLHPRDNKRLLRTLLQLRDMGNTVIVVEHDPDTIRESDYVVDMGPGAGVRGGKVVAQGTPKTIMESDESLTGKYLSGRMSIEIPRTRRKAGALGCLNITGASQNNLKDIDVSFPLGTFTCVTGVSGSGKSSLVIETLYRTLAKSKSISATRPGTHNGIQGAQFIDRVIDIDQSPIGRTPRSNPATYTGAFTPIRELFSEVPESRIRGYKPGRFSFNVKGGRCEVCQGDGVKKIEMHFLPDIHVRCEVCEGRRFNRETLEITYKGVNIAEVLSKTVNQTADLFAEVPTIARKLHTLQEVGMGYIQLGQAATTLSGGEAQRVKLSRELSKRDTGSTLYILDEPTTGLHFDDVVKLLGVLNNLVEKGNTVIVIEHNLEVIKSADHIIDLGPEGGDEGGELVASGTPEEVAKVKGSYTGKFLKEILAK, from the coding sequence ATGGCCACCGACACCATCATCATAAAAGGCGCAAGAGAACACAACCTAAAGAATGTGAACGTCAGCATCCCCAGGGATTCCCTCACCGTTATCACCGGCGTTTCGGGATCTGGTAAATCCTCCCTGGCTTTTGACACCCTCTATGCGGAAGGCCAGCGAAGGTATGTGGAATCCCTGTCGGCCTACGCCCGCCAGTTCCTGGAGCAGATGGACAAACCTGATGTGGATTCCATCGAGGGGCTTTCCCCTGCCATCTCCATTGAGCAGAAGACGGTGAGCCGGAACCCGAGATCCACCGTGGGCACCGTCACAGAGATCTACGACTATCTCCGGCTGCTGTTCGCCAGGATCGGCATTCCCTTCTGTTATAACTGCGGCCGCCTCATCGATGCCCGCTCATCGCAGCAGGTCATCGACGCCCTTATGGAGCTGAACTCTGGAAGCAGACTCACCCTCCTGGCACCGGTTGTCCGGGGGCGGAAGGGAGAGTACCGCAAGGAGCTTGAGAAGTTCGCACGCCAGGGGTTCCTCAGGGCCCGTATCGACGGGAATATTGTGGGGCTGGATGAGGAGATCAACCTCGACCGGAATAAGAAGCACGACATCGAGATCGTCGTTGACCGGATCGTTATCAAACCGGAGGTCCGCAACCGCCTGGCAGATTCGGTGGAGCTTGCCCTCAAGGTAGGGGATGGCCTCCTTATAAGCCTGACTGGTGAGGGGCAAGAGAACATATTTTCAGAAAAGCTGGCGTGCGCCACCTGCCAGATAAGCTACCCGGAGATCTCCCCGAGGTTCTTCTCCTTTAACAACCCCACAGGGGCCTGTTCTGCCTGCGGCGGCCTCGGCTTTACAACCGAGATCGATCCGGAACTGGTCATCCCCGACCCCGGTGTATCCATCAGGGAAGGGGCTCTTGCTCCGTGGCGCAAACGCAGCAGCATGTTCTACCATCAGCTCCTCCAGTCCCTTGCCGGCCATTACAAGTTTGACCTCAATACCCCTTTCAAGGATCTACCGGAGATAGCCAAGCGGGTGATCCTCTACGGTTCCGGTTCCCAGGCGGTGAACATCCAGTATGAGGACGCAAGCCAGCAGTGGAAAACCAGAAATCCCTTTGAGGGTGTCATACCCAACCTGAAGAGGCGCTATTTTGAGACCAGTTCAGAGCACAGCCGGGAGGAGATAGAGGCGTTCATGAGCAACAGGACATGCGAGTCCTGCAAAGGCGCCCGCCTGCGCCAGGAAAGCCTCCATGTAAAGGTGGGGGAAAGAAACATTCACGAGGTGACCACCCTTTCCATCGGGGAAGCTTTGAACTTTTTCCGGGAGCTTTCCCTTACGGAAAAGGAACAGGAGATCGGCTCGAGGATACTGAAAGAGATCCAGGAGCGCCTGGGGTTCCTGAGGGATGTGGGGCTGGACTACCTGGCCCTGAACAGGACCTCCGGCACCCTCTCCGGAGGGGAGGGGCAGCGTATCCGCCTGGCCACCCAGATCGGCTCGAGCCTCATGGGAGTCCTTTACATCCTGGACGAACCGAGTATCGGCCTTCACCCCCGGGACAACAAACGCCTCCTCAGAACACTCCTGCAGCTAAGAGACATGGGAAACACCGTCATCGTGGTGGAACACGACCCCGACACCATCAGAGAGTCGGATTATGTCGTAGACATGGGACCAGGTGCCGGTGTGCGGGGCGGCAAAGTCGTGGCCCAGGGCACCCCCAAGACCATCATGGAATCGGATGAATCTCTCACGGGAAAGTACCTGTCAGGCAGGATGAGCATTGAGATACCCAGGACGCGGCGTAAGGCCGGAGCGCTGGGTTGCCTCAATATAACGGGCGCTTCCCAGAACAATCTGAAGGATATCGACGTGTCCTTTCCCCTGGGAACCTTCACCTGTGTCACAGGAGTTTCAGGTTCGGGGAAATCCTCCCTGGTCATAGAGACCCTCTACAGGACACTGGCGAAGAGCAAGTCCATCTCGGCTACCCGGCCGGGAACCCACAACGGCATTCAGGGAGCCCAGTTCATAGACAGGGTCATCGACATTGACCAGTCACCCATCGGCCGCACTCCCCGCTCCAACCCGGCCACCTATACCGGAGCGTTTACCCCCATCAGGGAGCTTTTTTCAGAGGTACCCGAATCCCGGATCAGGGGCTACAAACCGGGACGGTTCAGCTTCAACGTCAAAGGAGGCCGGTGTGAGGTATGTCAGGGCGATGGGGTAAAAAAGATCGAGATGCACTTCCTTCCCGACATCCACGTAAGGTGTGAGGTCTGCGAAGGCAGGAGGTTCAACCGTGAGACCCTTGAGATCACCTACAAGGGAGTCAATATCGCTGAAGTGCTGTCTAAAACTGTGAACCAGACCGCAGATCTGTTCGCTGAAGTGCCCACCATCGCCCGGAAACTCCACACTCTCCAGGAAGTGGGCATGGGATATATTCAACTGGGTCAGGCCGCCACAACCCTATCCGGGGGTGAAGCACAGCGTGTAAAACTTTCCCGGGAACTATCCAAGCGGGACACAGGCAGCACACTGTACATCCTCGACGAACCAACGACAGGGCTGCATTTCGACGATGTGGTCAAGCTGCTCGGTGTGCTCAACAACCTGGTGGAAAAGGGCAACACTGTCATCGTCATCGAACACAACCTGGAGGTGATCAAGTCAGCCGACCACATCATCGACCTTGGTCCGGAGGGAGGCGATGAGGGAGGGGAACTGGTCGCATCAGGGACTCCCGAAGAGGTGGCAAAAGTGAAAGGGAGCTATACGGGGAAGTTTCTTAAGGAAATACTTGCGAAATAG
- a CDS encoding MoxR family ATPase yields the protein MGRKAITDFSRAIEEVRRDLSRVQEQFEKRIVGNTDILRSILKALFSNGHILLEGAPGLGKTLMVRTMAEILDLDFKRTQFTPDLMPADIIGTNIIIEDERGNRHFRFEKGPVFTQVLLADEINRASPKTQSALLQAMEEHEATVFGTTYSMDDIFITLATQNPIEMAGTYPLPEAQLDRFFFKVVISYPSEESLKEIARRNATEFGDQLHVEKVLSQERILQIRQMLFQLPITDRIYDFAVQLVRMTHPDVKGTTDTIKRLVRYGASPRGVNALLAASRLSAVIDGRVNISLEDLEENFIPALCHRLVMRFEGEVEGVGAETLLKELFGKLKANF from the coding sequence ATGGGAAGAAAAGCGATAACCGATTTCTCCAGAGCAATCGAGGAGGTTCGCAGGGATCTGTCCCGGGTTCAGGAGCAGTTCGAAAAACGTATAGTTGGCAATACGGACATTCTCAGATCCATCCTCAAGGCACTGTTCTCTAACGGGCATATTCTTCTGGAAGGGGCACCGGGACTTGGAAAAACCTTGATGGTCAGGACTATGGCTGAGATTCTGGATCTGGATTTCAAAAGGACACAGTTCACCCCCGACCTCATGCCTGCCGACATTATCGGAACGAATATCATTATTGAAGACGAGAGGGGTAATCGCCATTTCCGTTTCGAGAAAGGTCCCGTTTTCACCCAGGTCCTTCTCGCCGATGAAATTAACCGGGCCAGCCCCAAGACCCAGTCTGCGCTCCTGCAGGCCATGGAAGAACACGAGGCTACCGTGTTCGGAACCACATATTCCATGGATGATATTTTCATCACCCTTGCCACACAGAACCCCATCGAGATGGCAGGAACTTATCCTCTTCCTGAGGCTCAGCTGGACCGGTTTTTTTTCAAGGTTGTCATCAGCTACCCTTCAGAAGAATCCTTGAAAGAGATCGCGCGAAGGAACGCTACGGAGTTTGGCGACCAGTTACATGTGGAAAAAGTCCTTTCACAAGAACGCATCCTCCAGATAAGACAGATGCTTTTCCAACTCCCTATTACCGACAGGATCTATGACTTTGCCGTGCAGCTTGTCCGAATGACCCACCCGGATGTGAAGGGCACGACAGATACGATCAAACGGCTCGTCCGATATGGTGCCTCCCCCAGGGGAGTCAACGCCCTGCTGGCAGCTTCGCGCCTATCGGCAGTAATCGACGGGAGGGTGAACATTTCCCTTGAAGACCTCGAGGAAAACTTCATCCCGGCTTTGTGCCACAGGCTTGTCATGAGGTTTGAGGGCGAAGTGGAAGGTGTTGGTGCTGAAACAC